From the genome of Glycine max cultivar Williams 82 chromosome 2, Glycine_max_v4.0, whole genome shotgun sequence, one region includes:
- the LOC100784338 gene encoding nucleolin: MRTRNADSASKSATPKKTPPKKSPAAKRTTATKTRATKKNELSPAPDSNPDQSPLEQKSLGSASSAKSVKKKTPGRSRSKAINTPNSEEQCEAVADETPIEDDTEVAEKVEDVGVVDADNVEGEKEGGKGVGSVGLSDETDRKSMEVDELVQKVCESVGKENDVMEVEVAACWDASVSFRRPGRPIVDLNISADNEDCTGEKEGEKWKEELKDQEGDKGKEELKKQEGDNGKEELKELEGEKGEEELKELEGEKGEEELTELEGEKGNVELKEQKGDKGKEKLKEQEPEKAKGEETNLFGHEENSESFGVEGEAQMQKEDANPIKDGGEGPKIGENSDLGEQGKVELVEDPEENPEEDPEEPPEETSALEEEHRELEAIANQRKIKKEHEIFVGGLDRDATEEDLRKVFQRIGEIVEVRLHKNSSTNKNKGYAFVKFSDKEHAKKALSEMKNPVIHGKRCGTAPSEDNDTLFLGNICNTWTKEAIKQKLKDYGIEGVENIMLVPDVQHEGLSWGFAFLEFSCHADAMLAYKRLQKPDVMFGHAERTAKVAFAEPIREPDPEIMAQVKSVFINGLPPHWDEDHVRELFKSYGEVVRIVLARNMSSAKRKDYGFVDFSTHEAAVACVDGVNKSELGDGASKIKVRARLSNPLPKTQAVKGGMCGGFQISHARSGAFSRPGRGFGRGRQPFNNRGNFNRSRSFYRGGHSQIGRMGFQDDHDFSMHPDFRQRQFGPQGAVRGGHYAGSRGAAFAGPSRPYHDRAWYGIPDGGPIEPIPPRRPYSPGGQFDMPSMGRHFDDPYLYDDNMHGMKRPFYMTDPEPDYMGPNRLRPRLDYADPPIFHGTHHHDSFGAGSRQYPPDYYGSDYGRGSYLSYYGGDGSHGHGYYY; the protein is encoded by the exons ATGAGAACTCGAAACGCCGATTCCGCCTCCAAATCCGCAACCCCTAAGAAGACGCCGCCGAAGAAATCCCCTGCGGCCAAGCGCACCACCGCCACCAAAACCAGAGCCACCAAGAAGAACGAGCTCTCGCCCGCACCCGATTCCAACCCCGATCAATCTCCTC TGGAACAGAAATCGTTAGGCAGTGCTAGCAGCGCAAAATCTGTGAAAAAGAAGACTCCGGGGAGATCGAGAAGTAAAGCAATCAATACTCCGAATTCGGAAGAACAATGTGAGGCAGTAGCTGATGAAACTCCAATTGAAGATGATACCGAGGTAGCAGAGAAAGTGGAAGATGTTGGAGTGGTTGATGCAGATAATGTTGAGGGTGAGAAGGAGGGGGGAAAAGGTGTTGGTTCTGTTGGATTGTCTGATGAGACGGATCGTAAGTCGATGGAAGTGGATGAACTTGTTCAAAAGGTTTGTGAATCTGTGGGAAAGGAAAATGATGTAATGGAAGTTGAAGTAGCTGCTTGCTGGGATGCTTCTGTTTCTTTTAGGCGACCAGGGCGACCTATTGTGGATCTCAATATATCTGCGGATAATGAAGATTGTACTGGTGAAAAGGAGGGAGAGAAATGGAAGGAAGAGTTGAAAGATCAAGAGGGGGACAAAGGGAAGGAAGAGTTGAAAAAACAGGAAGGAGACAACGGGAAGGAAGAGTTGAAAGAACTGGAAGGAGAGAAAGGAGAGGAAGAGTTGAAAGAACTGGAAGGAGAAAAAGGTGAGGAAGAGTTGACAGAACTGGAAGGAGAGAAAGGAAATGTTGAATTGAAAGAACAGAAAGGAgacaaaggaaaggaaaagtTGAAAGAGCAGGAGCCAGAGAAAGCAAAGGGAGAGGAAACAAACCTTTTTGGACATGAAGAGAACTCTGAGTCTTTTGGTGTAGAAGGTGAAGCCCAGATGCAAAAAGAAGATGCTAATCCTATTAAAGATGGCGGTGAAGGACCAAAGATTGGTGAAAATTCAGATCTTGGAGAACAAGGGAAGGTGGAGCTTGTTGAAGATCCAGAAGAAAACCCTGAAGAAGATCCAGAGGAACCTCCAGAAGAAACTTCGGCATTGGAGGAGGAGCATAGGGAATTGGAGGCTATTGCAAATCAgagaaagattaaaaaagaacaCGAGATTTTTGTTGGTGGATTGGATCGTGATGCTACAGAGGAAGATCTGAGAAAGGTTTTTCAGAGGATCGGGGAGATAGTTGAAGTCAGATTGCATAAGAAttcttcaacaaataaaaacaagggCTATGCTTTTGTGAAGTTTTCTGATAAGGAGCATGCAAAGAAAGCTTTGTCTGAAATGAAGAACCCTGTT ATACATGGCAAACGGTGTGGCACTGCACCTAGTGAGGATAATGACACATTATTCTTGGGAAATATTTGCAATACTTGGACCAAAGAAGCT ATTAAACAGAAGCTGAAGGATTATGGTATTGAAGGGGTTGAAAACATTATGCTTGTCCCAGATGTTCAGCATGAGGGCTTGAGCTGGGGCTTTGCATTCCTAGAGTTCTCTTGTCATGCAGATGCCATGCTTGCATATAAGAGGCTTCAAAAGCCCGATGTTATGTTTGGCCATGCTGAGCGAACAGCTAAGGTAGCCTTTGCTGAACCCATACGTGAACCAGACCCAGAGATAATGGCACAGGTGAAGTCTGTGTTTATTAATGGTCTCCCTCCACATTGGGACGAAGATCATGTGAGGGAGCTGTTTAAATCTTATGGTGAAGTTGTAAGAATTGTGCTAGCACGGAATATGTCTTCAGCTAAGAGGAAGGATTATGGATTTGTTGATTTTTCTACACATGAAGCTGCTGTAGCTTGTGTTGATGGCGTAAATAAATCAGAATTGGGTGATGGGGCATCAAAG ATAAAAGTGAGAGCTAGACTTTCAAATCCTCTGCCTAAAACACAGGCTGTCAAAGGTGGTATGTGTGGTGGGTTCCAAATAAGTCATGCTAGGAGTGGAGCCTTTTCAAGACcag GAAGGGGGTTTGGGCGGGGAAGACAGCCCTTCAACAACAGGGGGAATTTCAACAGGAGCAGGAGTTTCTATCGTGGTGGGCACAGCCAAATTGGAAGAATGGGTTTTCAGGATGACCATGATTTTAGTATGCATCCAGATTTCCGTCAAAGGCAATTTGGTCCACAAG GAGCTGTGAGGGGTGGACATTATGCAGGTAGCCGAGGTGCTGCATTTGCTGGACCATCTAGACCTTATCATGATAGAGCATGGTATGGTATTCCCGATGGAGGCCCTATTGAGCCTATTCCTCCAAGGAGGCCCTACTCCCCAGGTGGACAGTTTGACATGCCTTCTATGGGAAGGCATTTTGATGATCCATATCTGTATGATGACAATATGCATGGAATGAAACGTCCATTTTATATGACT GACCCTGAGCCTGATTACATGGGGCCTAATAGATTACGTCCTCGATTGGATTATGCAGATCCACCTATATTTCATGGAACTCATCACCATG attcttTTGGGGCTGGCAGCAGACAGTACCCTCCTGACTATTACGGTTCTGAC TATGGTAGAGGTTCATATTTATCTTATTATGGGGGTGATGGCTCACATGGGCATGGATACTATTATTAG
- the NAC153 gene encoding NAC domain-containing protein 37 → MMESCVPPGFRFHPTDEELVGYYLRKKVASQKIDLDVIKEIDLYRIEPWDLQEICRIGYEEQNEWYFFSHKDKKYPTGTRTNRATMAGFWKATGRDKSVYESIKLIGMRKTLVFYKGRAPNGQKTDWIMHEYRLETVENGPPQEEGWVVCRAFKKRTTNGQTKTIERWDRNYLYDEQACGSVSSTVVDHNIDLMVRQQQPQRFSAAQNFLYKQEEIIEEGNNNLSFMHAEQHLVQLPQLESPSLPLAKKQSSVMSLISENIINNEDIDNISQKGLSHNTAKKVTTDWRALDKFVASQLSQEERHEFIGVSSFATHHTTTSSDMALLLLQNNSRENERNYKFNPFLNTSSTSDCDIGICVFEK, encoded by the exons ATGATGGAGTCATGTGTCCCACCGGGGTTTCGGTTCCACCCAACAGATGAAGAGCTTGTGGGTTACTATCTGAGGAAGAAAGTTGCTTCTCAGAAGATTGATCTTGACGTTATCAAAGAGATCGACCTATATCGTATTGAACCATGGGATCTACAAG AGATATGCAGGATTGGGTACGAGGAGCAGAATGAGTGGTATTTCTTTAGCCACAAAGATAAGAAATATCCAACTGGGACAAGAACCAACAGAGCCACCATGGCAGGGTTTTGGAAGGCGACAGGAAGAGACAAATCGGTGTATGAAAGCATCAAACTTATTGGCATGAGAAAGACCCTCGTTTTCTACAAAGGAAGAGCCCCTAATGGACAAAAAACTGATTGGATCATGCACGAGTATAGGCTTGAAACCGTTGAGAATGGACCTCCACAG gAGGAAGGATGGGTGGTATGCAGAGCATTCAAGAAAAGAACAACAAACGGCCAAACAAAGACTATTGAACGATGGGATCGAAACTACTTATACGATGAACAAGCATGTGGTAGTGTCAGCAGCACTGTGGTGGACCATAATATTGACCTTATGGTAAGGCAACAACAACCTCAGAGGTTTTCAGCAGCTCAAAATTTCCTGTACAAGCAAGAAGAGATCATAGAAGAAGGTAATAATAATTTGAGCTTCATGCATGCAGAACAACATTTGGTGCAGCTTCCTCAGCTAGAAAGTCCTTCTTTGCCACTAGCAAAGAAGCAAAGCTCAGTAATGTCCCTAATATCAGAGAATATTATTAATAACGAAGATATTGATAATATTTCTCAAAAGGGTTTATCCCACAACACTGCAAAGAAAGTGACTACTGATTGGAGAGCTCTTGACAAGTTTGTGGCTTCTCAGTTGAGTCAAGAAGAGAGGCATGAATTCATAGGTGTGTCAAGCTTTGCAACTCATCACACTACTACTAGCTCGGACATGGCATTGTTGCTACTGCAGAATAATAGTAGGGAAAATGAAAGGAATTACAAGTTCAACCCGTTTTTGAATACAAGCTCAACATCAGACTGTGACATTGGGATATGCgtatttgaaaaatga